Genomic window (Salinibacterium sp. M195):
GTCCTGCTTGAGTTCCTCGATGAGGTCTTCAATGGCGAGTGTCGAGATGGGGTCGAGGGCCGAACACGGCTCGTCCATCAGTACAACGTCGGGCTTCACAGCGATGGCACGTGCGATGCAGAGCCGTTGCTGCTGTCCGCCAGAGAGGCCAGATCCGGGCTTGTCGAGGCGTTCTTTGACTTCTTGCCAGAGGTTCGCGCCGATGAGGGATTGTTCGACGAGGTCGTCGGCGTCGCTCTTGCTCATGCGTGAGTTGTTGAGCTTCACACCAGCAATCACGTTGTCGCGGATCGACATTGTGGGGAACGGGTTGGGTCGTTGAAAGACCATACCTACTTGACGTCGCACGCTCACGGGGTCAACGCCGGGAGCGTAAAGGTTGTTGCCGTCGATGAGCACTTCGCCCTCAACGTACGCTCCGGGGATCACTTCGTGCATCCGGTTCAGGGTGCGCAGGAATGTTGATTTACCGCAACCAGACGGGCCAATAAAGGCGGTAACGGTGCGGGGCTCAATCGTGAGAGTTACACCTTCTACAGCGCGAAACTTGCTGTAGTAGACGTTGAGATCATTGACTTCGATGCGCTTAGACACGAATAGGGTTCCTTCGGTTATCGACCGGTCTTGGGGGCGAAGATCTTGGCGATGATGCGTGCCAGGAGATTGAGTGCCATCACGATCAGGATGAGGGTGAGTGCTCCAGCCCACGCCCGATCGATGTAGGCCTGGGCGTCGGTGCCCTGTGAGATGTACGAGCTGTACACGAAGACGGGCAAGCTCTGCATGCGGTCACTGAACAGGGAGTAGTTGAAGTTGTTAGTGAAGCCTGCTGCAACAAGAAGCGGCGCGGTTTCACCGATTACGCGGGCGATGGAGAGCATCACCCCAGTAGTGATTCCGGCGATGGATGTCGGCAGCACAACTTTCATGACGGTCAGCCATTTGGGCACGCCGAGCGCAAATGCGGCCTCACGCAGTTCG
Coding sequences:
- the pstB gene encoding phosphate ABC transporter ATP-binding protein PstB; translated protein: MSKRIEVNDLNVYYSKFRAVEGVTLTIEPRTVTAFIGPSGCGKSTFLRTLNRMHEVIPGAYVEGEVLIDGNNLYAPGVDPVSVRRQVGMVFQRPNPFPTMSIRDNVIAGVKLNNSRMSKSDADDLVEQSLIGANLWQEVKERLDKPGSGLSGGQQQRLCIARAIAVKPDVVLMDEPCSALDPISTLAIEDLIEELKQDYTIVIVTHNMQQAARVSDRTAFFNIAGTGHPGKLIEYDDTNTMFSNPSVQATEDYVSGKFG